DNA from Bacillus sp. Marseille-P3661:
TTTATGTTTTGCTTAGTATTACATATTTCATTACTAGATTTTCATTGAAAATGAAGAAAAGAACATTGTTAAAGCGGATTTTCATCAAACTTACCCTCACACTCACATTTAAAGATAAATACACACTCTCAGTCTGTTCCTCATTATCATAAACTACTATTAACTACCTTTAAGAGGTGGTTAAAATGAAAGAATTAGCTCTAAAAATTGGTGATAGAATTAGAGAATTGCGAAATAAGAAGAAGGTCACTCAGGAAGAATTAGCTTATTGTGTATCTACGCATTATTCACACATAAGCAGGATTGAACGAGGAGTGTCAATTCCAAGTCTAGTGCTGCTAGTTTCAATTTTGCGCGAATTGAATGTATCTCTAGAGGAATTTTTTAGCACGGTCGATCCCAATATTAAAGATAAAAATGAATCATATGTCGAAATCATCAAACTTCTTAACGATAGAAGTAT
Protein-coding regions in this window:
- a CDS encoding helix-turn-helix domain-containing protein produces the protein MKELALKIGDRIRELRNKKKVTQEELAYCVSTHYSHISRIERGVSIPSLVLLVSILRELNVSLEEFFSTVDPNIKDKNESYVEIIKLLNDRSMEEHDHLLKIIKEILIMQDENVKK